CCTGTGGAGCTAGCTCCAACATCGTGTAGAAACTGTATTTCCTCACCGGAATACTAAAATCTGTCATTTTtaccaaaaataaaataaccGCCGAGGGCACCTTTCCCCTAGAAACCCGTAAATAGctcttcaaaaattcaaaagagcaATCCGCTTACCGTTAGATAGTTTTTATAAGGTTTGTATGCCAAATATACCTGGACTAGCTGTCTTTTATTCTATGTCTAAGAGTTACCAATGATCTCTGTTGTTTAAAGAAGAGTATAAATTGATTtacttcttccttttttattttcaatttattttctattttatttttaatagtATGTTGAGAATACGAATATGTAGCGAAGATTCATTTAAATAGTCAACGTATTGAAGACTCAGAATAGTAACATAAGCTGCTGGAATAACAGACTTTTCATCAAGTCACCATCATAACCAAGAATCATTTCTCACACAAGTGTGAAACGTTATTCaggttattattattattattattattttttcgTTATTACCATAAACCTATagaaatcaaaaccaaTGGTGTACTTTTACAAATCACAGCCTTCCGAAGACGTAAGTCCGCATTGGCTAATCACGGGAAAGGATAAATTTGAGAATGACCTTCTAATAAAATATGGGTACAGAGAATTACAGTACTATTGGTTCCATGCTGATAAGTATTCAAGCGgtcatatatatttgcaGTTGCGCCCAGACGAGAAATCATTGCAGGATGTTCCTCGAGAGGTGATATCAGATTGTTTACAATTATGCAAATCGGAATCTATTCAGGGGAATAAATTGCAGCAGTGTACTATTATTGTCACTCCCTGGCATAATTTACGTAAAAGTGGATACATGAAGCCCGGGGAAGTGTCATTTAAACGTATGAAAGATGTACAGAAGATGGAATGTTTTGCGCGAGACAACGCTGTCTTGAATAGACTGAAAAAGACAAGGATTGAAGTTACTGAAGAGGTAGAAAAGCTGCTGCACGAGGCGAAGAAGTCAAAAGATGGcgaatttttcatcaacttcttggaaACAAACAGAGAAAGGCTATTAAAGGAAGAGGCAGAGAGGCTGgcgatgaagaaacagaaaaagaaaaagaaaaagttgCTGGATGAGGACCAGGAATCATCCCCCAACTTGGATGTTGAATAGAAACCTTAGTTAAGGCTCTTATAGATCTGCAGGTAAACATGTAATGTTACCGTTTCACGTTTGACACATTAGGTTGTCACGTGCTgttatatttctttctttttttttaatgcaTATTTTAAAAATTTTATaagatgcgatgagctgaGCTTGTCATAGTAATTAACCTATAGGTGATACAGTTTAGAAATTAGCATTTAGAGTCGATTAGCTCGCCAAGCTGACTGGAAATATCCATTTGACAGTGGTATACTTGGATATTCAGGAATTAGGGGGATAAAAGCCAAGAATGTCTAAGAGAACAGCATCTGATGAAGGACTAGAAAATGTCCAAGACAGAATTGTGCATTCTAAGACAGATGCCAGTGACTTGCCAGCAGCCAATGCTGTAAATGccaatgaagaagatgttgagATGGGGGAATTTGAGGATCCATACGGCGACGATTTTGAAAGTGATGGTGAGATCATTGAAATTGACGATGCcgaagatgaggatgaggaagagATGGGCGAAGGAGCCGATAATGAAGAAttcttggagaagaaacagcAAAAGGCTCAAGAGCTTGTGGAAAAGGACCAAAAgattgatgaagaacaaggtcAACAAATATGGTTACCACATTTGTCCAAGCCTTTAGGTCCAGATGAAGTTTTAGAAGCTGATCCTACGGTCTACGAGATGCTTCATACAGTTAATGTTCCATGGCCATGCATGACTTTGGATGTTATCCCAGACTCACTAGGCTCTGGTCGTAGAAGTTATCCTCAATCTATCCTCATGGCAACTGCTACACAGGCCTCGaaaaagaaccaaaacGAACTAATGGTATTGAAGATGTCCCAATTGACCAAAACCTTGGTTAAGGAAAACGAggatgaagacgaagatgaagaagaagatgatgacatGGATCCTATCATtgagaatgaaaacattCCTTTAAAGGATACCACAAACAGATTGAAGGTATCTCCCTTCGCTAACGCTGCTCAAGAAGTTCTCTGTAGCACGATGTCCGAAAATGGTGAGGTCTATATCTATGACTTGGCCCCACAAGTTAAAGCCTTTGACACCCCAGGCTATCAAATTCCAAAGAGTGCAAAGAGACCAATTCACACCATTAGAAACCATGGTAGTGTCGAAGGTTACGCTAACGACTGGTCTCCAGTTATCAAGACAGGGGCTCTCCTATCGGGTGACTGTTCTGGTCAAGTATTCTTGACTCAAAGACACACATCTAAGTGGGTTACGGATAAACAAGCTTTCACTGTTTCAAATAATAAATCCattgaagatcttcaatGGTCCCGTACCGAATC
This genomic interval from Kluyveromyces marxianus DMKU3-1042 DNA, complete genome, chromosome 4 contains the following:
- the RRB1 gene encoding ribosome biosynthesis protein RRB1 — its product is MSKRTASDEGLENVQDRIVHSKTDASDLPAANAVNANEEDVEMGEFEDPYGDDFESDGEIIEIDDAEDEDEEEMGEGADNEEFLEKKQQKAQELVEKDQKIDEEQGQQIWLPHLSKPLGPDEVLEADPTVYEMLHTVNVPWPCMTLDVIPDSLGSGRRSYPQSILMATATQASKKNQNELMVLKMSQLTKTLVKENEDEDEDEEEDDDMDPIIENENIPLKDTTNRLKVSPFANAAQEVLCSTMSENGEVYIYDLAPQVKAFDTPGYQIPKSAKRPIHTIRNHGSVEGYANDWSPVIKTGALLSGDCSGQVFLTQRHTSKWVTDKQAFTVSNNKSIEDLQWSRTESTVFASCGIDGHIRIWDTRSKKHKPAISVKASNTDVNVISWSEKIGYLLASGDDDGTWGVWDLRQFTPQNASTASPVAQYQFHKSAITSISFNPLDESIIAVASEDNTVTLWDLSVEADDEEIKQQAAETKELQQIPPQLLFVHWQKEVKDVKWHKQIPGCLVSTGTDGLNVWKTISV
- the JLP2 gene encoding Jlp2p, whose translation is MVYFYKSQPSEDVSPHWLITGKDKFENDLLIKYGYRELQYYWFHADKYSSGHIYLQLRPDEKSLQDVPREVISDCLQLCKSESIQGNKLQQCTIIVTPWHNLRKSGYMKPGEVSFKRMKDVQKMECFARDNAVLNRLKKTRIEVTEEVEKLLHEAKKSKDGEFFINFLETNRERLLKEEAERLAMKKQKKKKKKLLDEDQESSPNLDVE